Proteins encoded by one window of Listeria cossartiae subsp. cossartiae:
- a CDS encoding ROK family transcriptional regulator encodes MDILRKGNKDLIKDINRYTVLNLIREKGEITRTEIAKKCDFGMSTLTYILDDLQQEGIILEGAETSSTGGRRAKLVRFNKDYGFVVSVKVEEEQLLFALTDLNAKIIENTSIPFSSEKKPEEAIDLIAKNVKKMCENRDMNHLLGVGIAISGLVNRKKGTVIRSTMLGWENVALEAMLNAHFPDIPVYVDKNINCYTLAELWLGEGKQSNNFATVSVGAGLGLSVVINRQIYYGAQGGAGEFGHTTIQPGGYKCHCGQKGCLEMYASEFYFRNRGEEIKAAYPTSDLNDFHFDNVAKSARAGDEMATELMDKMGEYLGYGIRNIINTFNPEKVIIVGEGLHHRDLFLTKIDEIASQNFFSGAGFETEITTTSLEDPAWLQGAALLVIHQLFQVPIYEEEQTLLR; translated from the coding sequence ATGGATATCTTAAGAAAAGGGAATAAAGACTTAATTAAAGACATAAACCGCTACACCGTGCTGAATTTAATCCGTGAAAAAGGAGAAATCACACGCACAGAGATTGCAAAAAAATGCGATTTTGGGATGTCTACATTGACGTATATTTTAGATGATTTACAGCAAGAAGGCATCATTTTAGAAGGGGCCGAAACATCATCTACTGGAGGCAGACGTGCCAAATTAGTAAGATTTAATAAAGATTATGGATTTGTTGTTAGTGTCAAAGTAGAAGAGGAACAACTTCTTTTTGCGTTAACTGACTTAAATGCAAAAATCATTGAAAATACTTCCATACCATTTTCCTCCGAGAAAAAGCCGGAAGAAGCAATCGATTTAATTGCTAAAAATGTGAAAAAAATGTGTGAAAACAGAGATATGAACCATTTGCTAGGTGTCGGAATTGCGATTTCAGGGCTAGTAAATCGTAAAAAAGGAACCGTTATCCGCTCTACAATGCTAGGTTGGGAAAATGTTGCTTTAGAAGCAATGCTGAATGCTCATTTCCCTGATATTCCAGTGTATGTAGATAAAAATATAAACTGCTACACACTCGCAGAACTTTGGTTAGGTGAAGGAAAACAATCCAATAATTTTGCGACAGTTTCAGTTGGAGCTGGTCTTGGTTTATCCGTTGTTATTAATCGCCAAATTTACTACGGTGCGCAAGGTGGAGCCGGCGAATTTGGACATACAACGATTCAACCAGGCGGATACAAATGCCACTGCGGCCAAAAAGGTTGCTTAGAAATGTACGCATCTGAGTTTTACTTCCGAAATCGCGGCGAAGAAATAAAAGCTGCTTACCCCACATCCGATTTAAATGATTTTCATTTTGACAATGTGGCAAAAAGTGCGCGTGCCGGAGACGAAATGGCGACTGAACTTATGGATAAAATGGGCGAATATTTAGGATACGGGATTCGAAATATCATTAACACCTTCAACCCCGAAAAAGTAATCATTGTCGGCGAAGGTTTGCACCATAGAGATTTATTCTTAACTAAAATTGATGAAATTGCTTCACAAAACTTTTTTTCAGGGGCTGGCTTCGAAACAGAAATTACAACAACATCATTAGAGGATCCTGCATGGTTACAAGGTGCGGCTTTACTAGTCATTCACCAATTATTCCAGGTGCCAATCTATGAAGAAGAACAAACTTTACTGCGTTAA
- the metG gene encoding methionine--tRNA ligase: protein MVLPEEKNTFYITTPIYYPSGKAHIGHAYTTVAGDAMARYKRLKGYDVFYLTGTDEHGQKIQAKAKERGISEQEYVDEIAEGFQELWKKLEISNTDFIRTTQDRHKTSVEKIFEQLLEQGDIYLGEYEGWYSVSDEEYFTETQLEEVYKDESGKVIGGKAPSGNEVELVKEESYFFRMSKYADRLVEYYNSHPEFILPESRKNEMINNFIKPGLEDLAVSRTTFDWGIKVPGNPRHVVYVWIDALSNYITALGYNTDNDTKFQKYWPADVQIVGKEIVRFHTIYWPIMLMALDLPLPKMVFGHGWILMKDGKMSKSKGNVVDPYMLIDRYGLDALRYYLLREVPFGSDGLFTPEDFVDRVNYDLANDLGNLLNRTVAMINKYFDGEIPAYQGNVTEFDQTLVDFKNNVVKEYESSMDHMQFSVALNQLWSLVSRTNKYIDETAPWALAKEEDKRAELASVMTHLAETLRIIAVLLQPFLTRTPGEIFLQLGLQEENLKKWDSIYGYGEIPAGTTVVKKGTPIFPRLDAEVEVTYIQDEMKGSAPAPAEEVAEVEALETPQIGIEDFDKIDLRVAEVKQVDKVKKADKLLCFQLDLGEGKLRQVLSGIAEFYQPEDLIGKKVIVVSNLKPVKLRGLMSEGMILSGEKDGKLSVIEASSALPNGAKVK, encoded by the coding sequence ATTGTGTTGCCTGAAGAGAAAAATACGTTTTATATTACAACACCAATCTATTATCCAAGCGGAAAAGCGCATATCGGACATGCTTATACGACTGTTGCGGGGGACGCGATGGCTCGTTATAAACGCTTAAAAGGATATGATGTGTTTTACTTAACTGGAACAGATGAACACGGTCAAAAAATCCAAGCAAAAGCGAAGGAACGCGGAATTTCTGAACAAGAATACGTAGATGAAATCGCAGAAGGTTTCCAAGAACTTTGGAAAAAACTAGAAATTTCTAATACAGATTTTATTCGTACAACACAAGACCGTCATAAAACATCGGTTGAAAAAATCTTTGAACAACTTTTAGAGCAAGGCGACATTTACTTAGGTGAATACGAAGGTTGGTACTCTGTTTCTGATGAAGAATACTTTACAGAAACACAGTTAGAAGAAGTATATAAAGACGAAAGTGGCAAAGTAATCGGCGGAAAAGCTCCAAGTGGCAATGAAGTCGAACTTGTTAAAGAAGAATCCTACTTTTTCCGTATGAGCAAATACGCGGACCGTTTAGTAGAATATTATAATTCCCATCCAGAATTTATCCTGCCTGAGTCCAGAAAAAATGAAATGATTAATAATTTCATCAAACCTGGTTTGGAAGATTTAGCCGTATCAAGAACGACTTTTGATTGGGGTATTAAAGTTCCTGGCAATCCAAGACATGTTGTTTATGTATGGATTGATGCGCTTTCTAACTATATTACTGCGCTTGGATATAATACGGACAATGACACGAAATTCCAAAAATACTGGCCTGCTGATGTACAAATTGTTGGGAAAGAAATCGTTCGTTTCCACACAATTTATTGGCCAATTATGTTGATGGCACTAGACTTACCACTTCCAAAAATGGTATTCGGCCATGGTTGGATTTTAATGAAAGATGGTAAAATGTCGAAATCTAAAGGGAATGTTGTCGACCCTTATATGCTGATTGATCGTTACGGCTTGGATGCGCTTCGTTATTATTTACTACGCGAAGTTCCATTTGGCTCAGACGGTTTGTTTACGCCGGAAGACTTTGTTGACCGTGTGAACTATGACCTTGCTAATGACTTAGGAAACTTGCTTAATCGTACAGTAGCAATGATTAACAAATACTTCGATGGTGAAATTCCAGCTTATCAAGGCAATGTTACCGAATTTGACCAAACATTAGTCGATTTCAAAAACAATGTTGTGAAAGAATACGAGAGCAGTATGGATCACATGCAATTTTCTGTAGCGCTAAATCAACTTTGGTCACTCGTTTCGCGCACAAATAAATATATCGATGAAACGGCTCCATGGGCACTCGCTAAAGAGGAAGATAAACGCGCCGAACTAGCAAGTGTAATGACGCATTTAGCAGAAACGTTACGCATTATCGCGGTCCTACTGCAACCATTCCTAACAAGAACGCCAGGCGAAATCTTCCTACAACTAGGCTTACAAGAAGAAAACTTGAAGAAATGGGATAGCATTTACGGTTACGGCGAAATTCCGGCAGGCACAACTGTCGTGAAAAAAGGTACGCCAATTTTCCCGAGACTTGATGCAGAAGTCGAAGTTACTTATATTCAAGACGAAATGAAAGGCTCTGCGCCAGCTCCTGCTGAAGAAGTGGCAGAAGTCGAAGCGCTTGAAACTCCGCAAATTGGCATTGAAGATTTCGACAAAATCGATCTTCGTGTGGCGGAAGTAAAACAAGTAGATAAAGTGAAAAAAGCAGATAAACTTCTTTGTTTCCAACTAGACTTAGGTGAAGGGAAACTGCGCCAAGTACTTTCAGGCATTGCAGAATTCTACCAACCAGAAGACCTGATCGGCAAAAAAGTTATCGTCGTTTCCAACTTGAAACCTGTGAAACTTCGCGGGTTAATGAGCGAAGGCATGATTCTCTCTGGAGAAAAAGATGGCAAATTAAGCGTTATTGAAGCAAGCAGCGCACTTCCGAATGGTGCGAAAGTTAAATAA
- a CDS encoding GRP family sugar transporter yields the protein MNIMIALIPALLWGTVPLIITKFGGSTRQQTMGMTLGALTFAVIVFFFTDPVYTLKTVSISFITGCLWSVGQMFQLRAFKIIGVSKAMPISTGMQLVGTTLCGVILFHEWDTTLRIILGFIALALIVGGIFLTSYAEKEEDGTNALKQGLITLVISSLGYVGLVVLIQGFKIDGINAILPQAVGMVLSALIMTHSGGVEKRFNKRTLLLIIPGMIWAAGNVAMVHANQLVGVATGFSLSQLGVVISTIGGIVLLKEKKTQKEMLYVIVGVVLVVLGGILIGVAKGA from the coding sequence TTGAACATTATGATTGCGCTGATTCCTGCATTACTTTGGGGAACAGTTCCGCTAATTATTACAAAATTTGGCGGTTCAACAAGGCAACAAACAATGGGGATGACACTAGGGGCACTCACTTTTGCGGTAATCGTTTTCTTCTTTACTGATCCAGTTTATACGCTGAAAACTGTGAGCATTAGTTTCATTACAGGTTGTTTATGGAGTGTCGGGCAGATGTTTCAACTACGTGCTTTTAAAATCATCGGGGTTTCAAAAGCGATGCCGATTTCGACCGGGATGCAATTAGTTGGAACGACGCTTTGTGGGGTTATTTTATTTCATGAGTGGGATACGACGCTTCGGATTATTCTTGGATTTATTGCTCTTGCGTTAATTGTTGGCGGGATTTTCCTAACATCGTATGCTGAAAAAGAAGAAGATGGCACTAATGCACTGAAACAAGGCTTGATTACATTAGTTATTTCGTCTTTAGGTTACGTAGGTTTGGTCGTTCTCATTCAAGGATTTAAAATTGACGGGATTAATGCGATTTTGCCTCAAGCGGTTGGGATGGTTTTAAGCGCGCTAATTATGACGCATAGTGGTGGCGTGGAAAAACGTTTCAATAAACGCACATTGCTACTCATTATACCGGGAATGATTTGGGCGGCGGGGAACGTTGCGATGGTTCACGCTAATCAGCTTGTTGGCGTCGCGACCGGCTTTTCGCTTTCGCAATTAGGGGTTGTTATTTCGACAATCGGCGGCATCGTACTTTTAAAAGAAAAGAAGACACAAAAAGAAATGCTTTATGTTATTGTGGGCGTAGTTTTAGTCGTTCTCGGCGGGATTTTAATCGGCGTTGCAAAAGGCGCTTAA
- a CDS encoding MucBP domain-containing protein has protein sequence MFTKKKTIASLIILSSLAGQIALTPISALADTQDTPLVQSISENVNTPYKYTSTLTFPVLTNQTQEDYKLEIKLALPTGMNYTDLQVSVGGEDITNQVGTTSFDSSTNTVTFKFDKVTSWDNLSKAKVKFDWKTTYSGEGGEANIDSLLATATATSEDKAGNKSTSNGTLKPKDINAPVVKTDKTDITYNPGSSVTEEQFLTDINASVTDNYDSTVSLTSNFTSSVNLAVSGDYSVDVQATDKAGNISNTVNVTVHIANPAPVAGANVTVNYLDSAGNKIAASDTLTGTINSNYQSTSKKITGYTLETTPENATGTFTDTAQTVDYIYKKDAVTPTPITVNPVVNKPVIIKPATNKVTTSPSTEKTTYSALPKTGDADQNTNSTIFGALLVLISAPLLLFKKK, from the coding sequence ATGTTTACCAAGAAAAAAACCATTGCCAGCCTAATTATTTTAAGCTCTCTCGCTGGTCAAATAGCACTTACACCTATTTCTGCGCTTGCCGATACCCAAGATACTCCACTCGTACAAAGCATAAGTGAGAACGTAAACACTCCCTATAAATACACATCCACGCTTACATTCCCAGTTTTAACAAACCAAACCCAAGAAGATTACAAACTAGAAATAAAATTAGCACTACCAACTGGCATGAATTATACAGATTTACAAGTTTCCGTAGGCGGTGAAGATATTACCAATCAGGTCGGCACAACTAGTTTTGACAGCTCCACTAATACTGTTACTTTTAAATTCGATAAAGTTACTAGTTGGGACAATTTATCCAAAGCAAAAGTGAAGTTCGATTGGAAAACGACTTATTCAGGTGAAGGCGGTGAAGCAAATATCGATTCCTTGCTCGCGACCGCAACTGCTACAAGCGAAGACAAAGCCGGGAATAAATCAACCTCGAACGGCACTTTAAAACCAAAAGATATCAATGCACCTGTTGTCAAAACTGATAAAACAGATATCACTTACAACCCCGGAAGCAGCGTTACTGAAGAACAATTTTTAACGGATATTAATGCTAGCGTTACTGATAATTACGACTCCACTGTTAGTCTTACAAGCAATTTTACTTCCTCTGTTAATTTAGCAGTCAGTGGGGATTACTCCGTCGATGTGCAAGCAACTGATAAGGCTGGCAATATCTCCAATACAGTAAATGTGACGGTTCACATCGCTAATCCCGCACCTGTAGCCGGGGCCAATGTAACCGTGAATTATCTTGATAGCGCTGGGAACAAAATCGCAGCATCGGACACATTAACCGGAACTATTAATAGTAATTACCAATCAACGAGCAAAAAGATCACCGGTTATACGCTAGAAACTACACCCGAAAACGCAACAGGTACTTTCACTGATACAGCCCAAACAGTTGATTATATTTACAAAAAAGATGCCGTTACCCCAACACCTATCACTGTTAATCCAGTGGTGAATAAACCAGTCATCATAAAACCAGCTACTAATAAAGTTACTACTAGCCCTTCCACCGAAAAAACAACTTATAGCGCTTTACCAAAAACTGGCGATGCTGACCAAAACACAAACTCTACTATTTTCGGCGCACTGCTCGTTTTAATCAGCGCCCCATTACTCCTATTTAAAAAGAAATAA
- a CDS encoding LapB repeat-containing protein: MRKLPVVVSLALCFSLVSPSLYAYADTTTADLITKEAVNDDKEFTNNQPTKDATNPQTTTDTNTQSASEDTSTPSPNPTAKKNILKNNLKSTSENGNTYADLFPDANLAKVIAKTINGNEDTNAEVTDAELQSVTNLVANNQSITSLVGIERLTALETISVNYNELTSLDPLFDIPTLKSISANNNKLSGTFSLVKTMPELETLDLFYNSIKDLDVENQPKLVTLSADELELKKLSLKNLPQLNAIGRNIGSISIDWGELESVNLVNLPKIQRVDISGNYLTSDDVHLENLPGVTGMDLSSNELTELPQLTDFTKLTSINVRSNNIGKLDSNKLVNVPNLAKLYADKQTLVLPKTIAAGDFTIQNPVENLAGQITSLKTISNNGTYVNPNITWTSENLTGLSKVSYTFDEDINSPTVVGKFTGTVTQPIEVKALPVITADKSISYEPINPKDEATFLRDIHASASENGQITSDYSEVVDFNTPGNYTVTLQAKNDFNIKAIPVTVVVHISDIQKPQVTVASNEVNFEVGTELTSAALLAKSGAVVTDPYDEAIKMEVDLTEVDTTKLGTYEATITAKSKSGKSADPVKVTVKIVDTEKPVIHVVNPEITVEKDSELTAEQIIEQAGITATDNYDEDVSLQLDFSAVKTSKPGSYKVTIYTEDASGNRSETVTITVKIPEPQKGEVTVKYVDSENNEIAESNTLTGELGVAYETIAKEIPGYTLAESPTNASGIFEETGQTVQYVYMAVSISSTDPVQVENSVAPVTPKIENNSVAPSEKAPSKVVANQMPINLPKTGDSASLIFVFMGVLLIAGLTASKVRRKN; the protein is encoded by the coding sequence ATGAGAAAACTACCTGTTGTTGTTTCTCTTGCTTTGTGTTTTAGCCTAGTTAGTCCAAGTTTGTATGCTTATGCAGATACAACAACTGCGGACCTCATCACTAAGGAAGCAGTAAATGACGATAAAGAATTTACAAATAACCAACCAACAAAAGACGCAACCAATCCACAGACAACTACTGACACAAACACACAATCAGCTAGTGAAGATACCTCAACTCCATCACCCAATCCAACTGCCAAGAAAAATATACTAAAAAACAATTTGAAATCAACTTCTGAAAATGGAAATACGTATGCAGACTTATTCCCAGATGCTAATCTAGCCAAAGTAATCGCCAAAACTATCAACGGAAACGAAGATACTAATGCGGAAGTAACAGACGCTGAATTGCAAAGTGTAACTAATTTAGTAGCAAACAACCAAAGTATCACAAGTTTGGTCGGAATAGAACGCTTAACGGCGCTTGAAACTATTAGCGTGAATTATAATGAGTTGACAAGCCTGGATCCGCTGTTTGACATACCAACGCTAAAATCTATTAGCGCAAACAATAATAAGCTTTCAGGCACATTTAGTTTAGTCAAAACGATGCCAGAATTGGAAACGTTAGATTTATTCTATAATTCTATCAAAGATTTAGACGTCGAAAACCAGCCCAAACTAGTGACCCTTTCAGCGGATGAGTTGGAGCTCAAAAAGTTATCGCTAAAAAATCTGCCGCAATTAAATGCTATTGGCAGAAATATCGGCAGCATTAGTATTGACTGGGGCGAATTAGAAAGCGTAAACTTAGTTAATTTGCCGAAAATCCAACGAGTAGATATTAGCGGGAACTATTTAACGAGTGATGATGTGCATTTAGAAAATTTGCCGGGAGTTACGGGTATGGATCTTAGTAGTAATGAACTTACTGAGCTGCCACAACTGACCGATTTTACAAAACTGACTTCTATTAATGTGAGAAGTAATAATATTGGTAAGCTAGATTCGAACAAACTCGTTAACGTACCAAATCTTGCCAAACTATATGCGGATAAACAAACGTTGGTTCTGCCAAAAACAATTGCAGCAGGGGATTTCACCATCCAAAATCCTGTTGAAAATTTAGCGGGGCAAATTACATCGCTAAAAACAATTTCGAATAACGGAACTTACGTAAATCCAAACATCACATGGACAAGCGAAAATTTGACAGGTTTATCGAAGGTTTCCTATACATTTGATGAAGATATCAATAGTCCGACTGTTGTTGGAAAATTTACAGGAACCGTGACGCAACCGATTGAAGTGAAAGCTTTACCGGTCATTACTGCTGATAAAAGTATTTCATATGAACCAATCAATCCAAAAGACGAAGCAACCTTTTTACGAGATATTCATGCATCTGCTTCCGAAAACGGTCAAATTACTAGTGATTATAGTGAAGTAGTCGACTTTAACACACCAGGCAACTACACAGTGACGCTCCAAGCAAAAAACGACTTTAATATAAAAGCAATTCCTGTGACAGTCGTTGTGCATATTAGCGACATCCAAAAACCACAAGTAACAGTTGCTTCTAATGAGGTTAACTTTGAAGTAGGAACGGAATTAACAAGTGCGGCGCTTCTTGCTAAATCGGGTGCGGTCGTTACAGATCCATACGACGAAGCAATCAAGATGGAAGTTGACTTAACCGAGGTCGACACAACGAAACTTGGAACTTACGAAGCAACAATAACTGCGAAAAGCAAGAGCGGCAAATCAGCAGACCCTGTGAAAGTCACTGTCAAAATTGTCGATACAGAAAAACCAGTTATTCATGTCGTTAATCCAGAAATAACCGTAGAAAAAGATAGCGAACTAACAGCTGAGCAAATCATTGAACAAGCTGGGATAACCGCAACAGATAACTACGATGAAGACGTGAGTTTACAGTTAGATTTTTCCGCTGTAAAAACGTCCAAACCGGGTAGCTACAAAGTAACTATTTATACGGAAGACGCTTCTGGCAATCGTTCGGAAACAGTGACAATTACTGTGAAAATTCCCGAACCTCAAAAAGGAGAAGTAACCGTCAAATATGTCGATAGTGAGAACAATGAAATCGCCGAAAGTAATACGCTTACTGGTGAATTAGGCGTGGCTTATGAAACCATTGCTAAAGAAATTCCGGGATACACGCTGGCAGAAAGTCCGACCAATGCGAGTGGGATTTTTGAAGAAACTGGGCAAACGGTTCAATATGTGTATATGGCAGTTAGTATTAGCTCAACTGACCCAGTGCAAGTAGAAAACAGTGTTGCACCAGTGACGCCAAAAATCGAAAATAATTCCGTTGCTCCATCTGAAAAAGCACCGAGCAAAGTAGTGGCGAACCAAATGCCAATCAACCTTCCAAAAACTGGGGATAGCGCAAGTTTAATCTTTGTTTTCATGGGAGTCCTATTGATAGCTGGATTAACCGCCTCTAAAGTTAGAAGAAAAAATTAA
- a CDS encoding DUF1214 domain-containing protein → MNAKLEVNAELVKESYVYLLSRYLVLRQENFDTKEDKIPYNTLKHNSVSPADANFVNPNFDVVYSEAWIAVDDDNAVILEVPEIKNRYYTVQLLDGWGEVVTNINDRNFPDHPHGKFAFVKKGTNPSVPSDAVKVELPSEKVKLLLRVEQKDDPEGAVKLQKAFKFDAPDNIKIKEPLEIPHFTNAAFLLEEIYSNLEALLATYPDKMPKAAEFQDKARKVAAYIELGDEQKNEVRELIKKEAIPYFTNGAKGFGTQKGGWSITYVAGAFENDILSRGIINYGGIWANSIQESLYFIGQKGTDGGQLTGDKVYKIHFPADQLPSELADAFWSVTLYSVPDYHVIPNKLNKFCINGYTGPKQSEDGSLTLYIAAEKPADVDPGNWLPSKAGKEFSLNFRLYVPKKEVQEGKVFLPPLEVL, encoded by the coding sequence ATGAATGCGAAATTAGAAGTAAATGCTGAGTTGGTCAAAGAATCCTATGTCTATTTATTGTCGCGATATCTCGTTTTACGTCAAGAAAATTTTGATACAAAAGAAGATAAAATTCCTTATAACACACTGAAGCATAACTCGGTCTCACCAGCAGATGCCAATTTTGTAAATCCAAACTTTGATGTAGTGTATTCAGAAGCCTGGATTGCTGTAGATGACGATAATGCAGTTATTTTAGAAGTACCGGAAATAAAAAATCGGTATTACACAGTTCAGCTTTTAGATGGTTGGGGTGAAGTGGTGACTAATATCAACGACCGCAATTTCCCAGATCATCCACATGGAAAATTTGCTTTCGTGAAAAAAGGAACCAATCCTTCCGTGCCAAGCGATGCTGTAAAAGTCGAATTACCATCAGAAAAAGTAAAATTACTCCTTCGCGTAGAACAAAAAGATGATCCAGAAGGCGCAGTAAAACTTCAAAAAGCATTCAAATTTGATGCTCCAGACAATATAAAAATTAAAGAACCACTTGAAATTCCACACTTTACTAACGCAGCTTTCTTATTAGAAGAAATTTATTCCAATTTAGAAGCATTATTAGCAACTTATCCGGATAAAATGCCAAAAGCAGCAGAATTCCAAGATAAAGCAAGAAAAGTTGCAGCCTATATAGAGCTTGGCGATGAGCAAAAAAATGAAGTAAGAGAGTTAATTAAGAAAGAAGCCATTCCATATTTTACCAATGGTGCAAAAGGATTTGGTACGCAAAAGGGTGGCTGGTCGATTACTTATGTAGCTGGCGCATTCGAAAATGATATTCTATCACGCGGTATCATTAACTATGGTGGTATTTGGGCGAACTCAATCCAAGAATCATTATATTTTATCGGTCAAAAAGGAACTGACGGTGGTCAATTAACAGGGGATAAAGTATACAAAATTCATTTCCCAGCTGATCAACTTCCATCAGAACTTGCGGATGCATTTTGGTCTGTGACACTATACAGCGTTCCAGATTATCACGTTATTCCAAACAAATTAAATAAATTCTGCATCAATGGCTACACAGGACCAAAACAAAGCGAAGACGGTAGCTTAACACTTTATATTGCGGCCGAAAAACCTGCTGATGTAGATCCAGGAAACTGGTTGCCAAGTAAGGCTGGAAAAGAATTCTCCTTAAACTTCCGATTATACGTTCCGAAAAAAGAAGTACAAGAAGGAAAAGTATTCTTACCACCGCTTGAAGTACTTTAA
- a CDS encoding GRP family sugar transporter: MNIVIALIPAVMWGIMPLVVSKIGGKPRQQIIGTTFGALAFAIGVFIFTNPEYTATIIIASFVSGAFWSLGQMNQFRAFTQVGVSKTMPLSTGMQLVGTSLFGVFAFHEWGTTSKLVLGFSALALIIVGIFLTSYQQHKDENSGQNMKKGIVTLLISSVGYVGYVVITRWFDISGWDAILPQAIGMVVAGLLFSIKSEEKRFTKQTWLNMIPGVMWATGNLALLFSNKLVGIATGFSLSQMGVVISTIGGILFLGEKKTKKELVLVIIGVVLVIVGGTMIGIAKS; encoded by the coding sequence ATGAATATAGTTATAGCATTAATTCCTGCAGTGATGTGGGGGATTATGCCGTTAGTTGTTTCGAAAATCGGTGGTAAGCCGAGGCAGCAAATCATTGGTACGACATTCGGAGCACTAGCTTTTGCAATTGGTGTTTTTATTTTTACGAATCCAGAATATACCGCAACGATAATTATTGCTAGTTTTGTCTCAGGGGCATTTTGGAGCTTAGGGCAAATGAACCAGTTCCGTGCCTTTACGCAAGTGGGAGTTTCGAAAACAATGCCACTTTCGACCGGGATGCAGTTAGTTGGTACATCACTTTTTGGTGTATTCGCCTTTCACGAATGGGGTACAACATCCAAACTAGTACTAGGATTTTCCGCATTAGCACTTATCATTGTCGGGATATTTTTAACAAGTTATCAACAACACAAGGACGAAAATTCCGGTCAAAATATGAAAAAAGGAATTGTTACTTTACTTATTTCATCTGTGGGATACGTAGGTTATGTCGTCATTACTCGTTGGTTTGATATTAGTGGATGGGACGCGATTTTGCCACAAGCGATTGGGATGGTTGTCGCAGGATTACTATTCTCAATTAAATCCGAAGAGAAGCGTTTTACGAAGCAAACATGGTTGAATATGATTCCTGGTGTTATGTGGGCAACAGGGAACTTGGCCTTGTTATTCTCCAACAAATTAGTAGGAATTGCTACCGGTTTTTCACTCTCGCAAATGGGTGTTGTCATTTCGACAATTGGTGGAATTCTGTTCCTTGGAGAGAAGAAAACGAAGAAAGAATTAGTTCTGGTCATTATCGGAGTAGTTTTAGTAATTGTCGGTGGAACGATGATTGGAATAGCCAAAAGCTAA
- a CDS encoding AbrB/MazE/SpoVT family DNA-binding domain-containing protein, whose translation MKSTGMVRKIDELGRVVIPIEIRRTMNLNVKDPLEIFTDEDAIVLKKYSAGLVCDVTGEFSVDNKKFVDGKLTLSKEGAAELMEEIKRRFGDTL comes from the coding sequence ATGAAATCGACTGGAATGGTAAGAAAAATCGACGAACTTGGTCGCGTGGTTATCCCAATTGAAATTAGACGGACTATGAATTTAAATGTCAAAGATCCGTTAGAAATTTTTACAGATGAAGATGCGATTGTGTTGAAAAAATATTCTGCTGGTTTAGTTTGTGATGTCACTGGAGAATTTTCTGTTGATAATAAAAAATTCGTGGATGGCAAATTGACGCTCAGTAAAGAAGGCGCCGCGGAATTAATGGAAGAAATCAAACGCCGATTTGGTGATACATTATAA